The Archaeoglobaceae archaeon DNA segment ATTTGAGCAGTATTTTTTAGAATTTGAAGTAGTTGAGCAATCTTATCCTATTGAGAATCCAAGAAAAAGATTTTTTGATCTGATTAAAGATAGAATCCCCAAAGAGTTTCGTAAACATCTACCAAGCAGATACAAAATTATCGGAGATCTTGCAATCATAAAGCTCAGAGAAGAATTGTCCGGATACGCAAGAGAGATAGCAAATTCGATCTTAATCTCAAATCCGAGACTAAGAGCAGTTTGGAGAGACCTGGGCAAAGAGGGGATGATTAGAAAACCAAAGCTTGAACTCTTGGCTGGAGAGGGCAGTGAAACTGTGCATGTTGAAAATGGCTGTTTTTTCAAGCTTGACATAACAAAGGTGATGTTTAGTCTCGGAAATCAACATGAAAGGCAGAGAGTTGCAAACGAGGCTAAGGATGAAATCGTAGTGGATATGTTTGCTGGAATAGGATACTTCACGATTCCAATTGCAAAAAAAGCAGAAAAAGTGTTCGCAATTGAGATCAATCCAGACGCATATTACTACTTGCTTGAAAACATTCGATTAAACAAGCTAAATAACGTTTTACCAATCCTTGGGGACTCAATGCTACTTACTCCCGAAAGAATTGCGGACAGAGTGGTAATGGGTCACATTTTTTGCCAAGATTTTCTGGAAGTGGGGATTCGAGCCTTAAATGGTAAGGGAACTATTCACTATCACGAATCAACTCCGCTCAAGGTGCTTGATAGGCCTGTCTACAGAGTTCAAAAAGCCTGCGAAAGGGTTGGAAAAAAATGCAAAATACTTCAGATCAGAAAGGTAAAAAACTACTCTCCCGGGGTTGTTCACGTCGTTGTAGATGCATTTGTCTATTGAATTTCTTTCTGTGCTGTAATCATTTTATGGTTTAGCACACCTCTCGTTGCGGAAATCCTATCTACCAGTTTCTTTATTTCTTCCATGTTTCCCTTTACCACTATTATCTCCAAGCATTGATCTTCGCTGAGGTGGATATGCATATTTGAAGAGATTATGTGTGCGAACTGATGCTGAAGGGAGATAATGGCATCGCTAACTCCTTTTACATGGTGGTCATAAACAACAACAAGAACTCCTATAACCTCGCCTTTTTCACTTTCAAGCCATTTATAGTCTGCAATGTATCCTCTAATTGCATCTCTTATTGCTTCGCTTCTTGAAGAGTATCCACGGTTTTTTATTATCTTATCGAAGTCATCTAAAAGATTTTTTGGCAAACTAACTCCAATTCTCGTAATCCCCTCTTCCATAAGAATTGGTTTATGTTTAATTATAAAAACATATCTCTCTATTCAAAAACCCTGATGATTTCTCCCATTCCTTTGCTTCTGCTCTCTCTAAATATGAACTTCTGTCCTTCA contains these protein-coding regions:
- a CDS encoding class I SAM-dependent methyltransferase family protein; the encoded protein is MKALRVRKENAEEVRRLVEKIGAEDRSRYIKRVGDYVEIPILDEFEQYFLEFEVVEQSYPIENPRKRFFDLIKDRIPKEFRKHLPSRYKIIGDLAIIKLREELSGYAREIANSILISNPRLRAVWRDLGKEGMIRKPKLELLAGEGSETVHVENGCFFKLDITKVMFSLGNQHERQRVANEAKDEIVVDMFAGIGYFTIPIAKKAEKVFAIEINPDAYYYLLENIRLNKLNNVLPILGDSMLLTPERIADRVVMGHIFCQDFLEVGIRALNGKGTIHYHESTPLKVLDRPVYRVQKACERVGKKCKILQIRKVKNYSPGVVHVVVDAFVY
- the nikR gene encoding nickel-responsive transcriptional regulator NikR, with amino-acid sequence MEEGITRIGVSLPKNLLDDFDKIIKNRGYSSRSEAIRDAIRGYIADYKWLESEKGEVIGVLVVVYDHHVKGVSDAIISLQHQFAHIISSNMHIHLSEDQCLEIIVVKGNMEEIKKLVDRISATRGVLNHKMITAQKEIQ